GACAttacatgcaggaaaaaaaaaattaagctaaatcgtgtgcacgatttactaattcattccctcgatttactaaaacatgtgcacaatttactatttcgttccctcaatttataaatcatgcgtatgatttatcttaattttgtgttctgaagacgaacaaaggtcttacggctttgaaacgacatgagggtgagtaattaatgacagaatttttgagtgaactacccctttaaaactattaatttcttaaaaaaaataaatgacagacACAATTTTTGGGTGATCATTACCATTACCATGACCTACACTGttttccaaaagtttggaaacaccactggcaaagtgtggttttggatgaTATCAGCTCAAATCcttattttttggtgcaaatacattacagtaacttgacattatcgttgaagaccagcaataataattttcattttgatttcataataACGGCAACATATACATGTCAAAATCAGACATGCctctttgccagctgtgatgcctggttactggtttaaacttggcctgggtttgtaaaagatttttgggtcagcacaccttaatagcttcaacaactgattgccaattaagtttagaatacaatgaaccaattagatcccagtttaggtcagatagctgctaatggtggatattttgatgaatcaaaaatttttttttttttttctatgtataaactgtttatataatatgttttcatagtttgtgttgtccctttaTCATTataaattatcacaaattaaaaaagattcatgccaatattgtccaaaaccccacttttctagggtgtttccaaaattttggagggcagtgtaagTTTTGctgcaacattttaaaaaaatgccctGAAAACAAAGCATTCTGTTCATATGTGAAATTCTCAGTACTAGATTTCTGTCTcctataaaatattttgaatatgctaatcaatcttatgtttttttttatatgtatgtCTTAAACTATATTGCTGAAATAGGGCACCAAAATGATCAGAAACGGCCCTGACGATATACACATTTACCTGGCCTGTAGTTTTCTGACAGTTTCCTCATCCTGTCTGGCCTGTCTTTCTTCCTCTAGTGCTTCTTCTAAGCGGTGGTACATGCTCTCCAGCTCACGTACGCGCTGCAGATACTGCTCTAACTCACTGGACTTTTGAGCCACCTGTTCCTCCATTTGCAGCCGCacctaaaacacacaaaacttctaaattaataaaaaaaatctttattctgtggaacacaaaagaagatatttcaaagaatgttttaattattgaaacaacattggaccccattgactttcattgggcaaaaatatttttcaaaatatcatcgtttgtgttccacagaagaaagtaaagtctttcaggtttggaacaacctgaggatGACCAAATGATGACAAACGTAGTTTTaaagtgaactatccctttaaaaaaatgccataaaatcaaaatgatcagtgcagagagaaagagactgtTTGTGTGACTGTGTGCAAATTTTGTGCTTCCACATTTCTAGTTATAATAGTAGAAAGCAGAACATATGCTGCAGCGTACTTCCTGTAATAATCAAATATGGACCTGTGGAGCTAAAGTAATGAATGACTACTAATGGTCAGAATAACCTCTCTAGGTATATGATGTCAAAACCATAGAAGAGTCAGTGCATTGTCAATAGTATGCAAGCTAAACAGTCACCAATTACGATTAAAGAGCAAACAAGTACCATTTTCTCTTTCTCCATTTCCACCCTGTAGAGATCCTGCAGTTCGTTCTGGGTCTGCAGACGTCTGTGTTCCTCTTCTGCTGCATTGGCTGCAGCCTCCTCCAGTTTCTGTGCAACACAAAGACTTTCTTAATTTGTAAATAAAACCGATACACGTCATTTTAAACAGGATTTTAAGAGTTAGTTATTAAAGGAGGAAACATCAACTTCTCATTGGCTTGTAATACCACTACCCAGAATGCAAGTGGTCAGAGATGGGCAGTACCATCTGGATTAGGGCCAGTGAATGTGTATCATATGCAAAGCACTGTCTTTCAGCAAACCAAACACAAATAAACCACAGAACCACTAAAACTGACACATTCATCACACCCACCATAACCCTTTACacattgtgcaaaaaaaacaaaaaaaacaaaaaaatcacactTTGTCCAttcacaatacattttttttggttttaacACAACAGATTTTAATGAACAGCAACAATTTCGTCCATTTACACAGCTGACCACATTCTCACCCCTCAATCACTGTCTATATGGTTGTGGTCAGATGGCAGGTCAGTGTAAGATCCCAGGTGGCCGTGCTGAGTGACAGGGCAGGTATTGTTCCAGTATGAACTCCTCAGGGTTTGGAACGGCCCTCTCTAGCTCTCTCCCCAGGCCCCTATTGTCCTGCTATGTATTAGAGGACAGGGGGAGAGGCACTGACACATCAATGCTGGACTGTTCTCCATTCAGACAACAGTTCAGACACAATTGGATCAGACAATGAGAACTTGTCATCACCGTAAATTAAATGATTGTTCCCAGTTAACACTGTATTTACTGTGTCAGACTGGTTTTCTATCAGAGAATATTGTGTTGTTTGTAATTTACTGTAATCAGCTGTTAAGATGttgcagtgtttattttttaaatgcgtttgaaatattattattagtcagactcaaatctcttaattttagttttacatttttatgccaataatttagtttttatgcatttaaacaATTTTGAAGAACACGATTTTGCCTATTTTTGTATGCTTTTTTCCCGATTTCCTTCTATTCAGtccaatttatatataattccaataagtacaattttaatttataatccAATAAGTCCAATTTataatgtgttttatatatttaaaatatttttttaattataagataatgaaaaaaaagtatatttttgaaTGATTTTAACTTGTTTATTGTGGTCATTGTTGCATATTGCTTtaaacagacagatagtcaaAGAATCAAGTCTTAATTATTGGTTTGTATTTGTTATTGTATGCTATAAAAGCAGAATAACGAGCAACAAAACCCTTTACAACCATTAAAATCTCAGTCTTGGTTGGTAAGCCAATGTGCTAAATCTGTTCATGGTCATGCTTATCTTACAGATTTAAATCCACTTGCTGGTGACAAAACTCATTGGGGATAAGTCTGGCTAAACTCTGATTTAACAATATTAAATCACTCAACTGGAAAAGATAATTAGGATAATGAGAAATGAGATGAAAGAAGGTTAAGAGGGGTTAAATGAGAAACCACCATTCCTCCAAACTCCCAACCCCCAACTCTCTCACATACATTCTACACTCACTTCTTTGCTCAATCCACATCTCTCTATTGGGTGTGAAACTACACACTCAAGCTAATCTGATTTCAGCTTTCAGTACAGGCTGTTTAGGATGAAACAACTTCTGCTGAAAGTTTCTGTAGAGGGCGTAAATAGGGAAGGTGCTACTTGAAATACTTGAAATCAAAGAAGAGGGTTTCAGTGAAATCAAAATTCATGAATAGCAGAGAGCAGAGAGATTACAAAGAGCCACCTTGTGTTCCTAGGGAAACATTGTTTCATGAATGGTCAGTGTGGCAACAGAAAAAGTTCCTGTTTGACACATTAAACTGCAGTGCAGGGGGTAAGTTTGTAGTATTGTTCACGACACCTGCAGCGCTTtatcttttcattttaaatgctaaatGCTGTGTTGTCATTCCATATGTATGACTAAATACAGGTCTTTCTACAAGCCCCATAGTTGTAGTCGAATTTTCCAGACATGGTGAAGTCTTGCGAGGATtgtcgttttgttttttgttttttttcacagagtAACAAAAtcaaatatgaattaaatttaaaatgtagaaTGAACAAAACATGCGATTTCCAGTAAAATGGCTGAGAGAGACATTTGTAGGAAGCTCAGCAGCTGTTCTAGAACATTACAGACCTTCCTCATGGCCTCCAGCTCTCTCTGTTTGTTCTCATTGGCCGTTTGCAGCTCTCTCATCCTCAGCTCTAGTTCTTCCTGCTCAGCCTGTTGTTTCTGCCGTAACTCTCGCCGTTTCTGCCGCGCCTCATGGTGTGGAGCCGGACGTCCGACCTTCAGGAGTGTGATACAAGTCTGAATAGCTGAGTGGGCATAAAGCACAGAAATTATATACTTCTATGTATATACTACTGAACTATATTATATACAAGATAACTCTcagtaaaatgtaataataatatactaaCCTGACAATGGTGAATAGCAATAAAGAAGAATATAAACAGTATGCACTCTAGTAAACTTTCACAGACCTACTCATTCTTTATTAGAGTATTTAGCACATTTTAGAATAAAAGTACCACTACACTACCGCAAGGATGCATAAAATtgctcaaaagtgacagtaacaaatttttttactgttataaatgctgttcttttaaactttctattcaaagaaacCTGAAAAGGtatgtttttacaaaaatattaaacagcacaactgttttcaacattgataatgataacaaatgtttcttgagcagcaaatcagcatatcagattgatttctgaaggatcatgtgactctgaagactggagtaatgatgttgaaaatttagctttgctgtCACAGATATAAATTACcttttaaaattgataaaaacagAGAAATGTTATTTACTAATGTAGTGACTTAAAATGTGTTATATTTGAGCTTCTTTAAAGTTGCCATTTGATTAGATCACTGTTCTGCACACTCTAGACATTCTCTGAACCAACTACATGAGGTGCATCCTGGGATTGAATCAGTGAATGTGTGCTGGACTCTTGTTTCCTGTTTTCTTctatcaaaattatttttttttaaattttattttgtgtagaAAATTAATAGGCTGGCATAACTTGTATTTCTAAAACATTATTCAATCaaagtgaataaatgtaaattcattGTGTATAAATATCTCATATCTCACCTTGAATCCACTcttgttttttcttcttatCGGAGGCACTGATTTCAAAGCTTTTGTCAGAGCACTTAACGTAGAAAAGGCACTTTTTGCCCTCCTTATCGGGTAAGGACTGCAGAGGAATGCATGAGGTCATCACAAGAAGAGGAAAAGGAAATGTGTTCATGAGAATGATGTCACCGTAAGAATAGCAGACACATTAAGCGTTACTAAAGTAAAGTAAGCTGAAATCATGTTAATAATAAATCAGTGTGGAAAATCATTCTTGCCTCAACACAACAGTTTCCATCTAGTAGTATGTCTCCTTTCTTCTCTGTAAGATCTTCACTGGCATAATATGAAATTACGCTGGGCTTCAACAGGAACCACCGTTCGGTCCAGTTCTTCCTTTTGTGGCCCTTTTTCATCATGTAACCCTGTAAGAAGTCAAAGGAACAGGTCACATTGACAGTCCCCTTCTGGTGGAGCCAACAAGTGGAAACAACAGTGAGTCCTGCTCCTCAAATTATCTATGAGTCATTCTGTATCACTGCTACAAGTGCTAAATGGACCAAAAAGTCTGGATCCTCCATGCTGACTCACATGCTCGTTTTTTTCTAAGGCGTCTTTAACACTAAATGCGCATTTCATGCCATGCATCCTGTTTAAGCAGCAGTTTCCTATGACTTAGTTAATCTGTATCTGTTCCTGGCTGTGGCTGCACAGCTGGCCTTGGCaccaatctctctctctcattcacaGTCAAAGCAGAAAACAACACTGATGCAAGTGTGCTTTGTTCACATTTTCCTCAGATCTACTAAATATACAGATATCAAAACACAAGCAGGTGATATCAAGGCTAATAGAAGTCAGTCTACTAAAGGTCATAATTAACACTCAAATTGCATGGGTACTGTCAAGAAATTAACATACAGGTATGACCTACTTTCTTAAGCATGAGGAAACTGAATTGTAACAGGTTTGGCGGCAACTGACACAGTGAAACACTGATTAAATCAAACCGGATTTTCCATATTCATTCAAAATGACTTTATGAGCAGAACTGCTTCGCATACTGCTCATAGTTTACTTTCTGAGCAAGATGTtgactttattttaaaaaatacagtcaaaattatgcattaaattgatcagaagtgacagtaaagaaaaaaaatttaataaattattctgAACTTTatattcctgaaaaaaaaaatcacggtttcgacaaaaatataaagcagcacaactgttttcaacagtgttaataataagaaatgcttcTTTAGCACCAGATCAGCAGATCATGTGATGCTaacgactggagtaatggctgctgaaatttcagctttgctatcacaggtaataatatttcattacattactgtttttaatctTTAAATCAAACAGATCCTGCAAAGGGTATGAGCACAACTGCCTATAAATATAATAACTAAATGTATTTATGGTCCAGAATTAACACTTGCCAAATACCaaatcagaagaaaaaaaattgactgGTAAGTTTATTAGGAAAGGTGACATGATATATatcaaatcaaaatatataatacatgatggcatgatgcaaaacaaaCCATTCACTAAAGAAGCTTGTCTCCTAACAATTTTTACCTCagtgaaaattttatttaaaacgtTTTTCTTCATAACTTCATGTGGCAACACTTGTGCGAATATTCTACGAGAAAAAATTTGTGACAGGTGCCAGTTCCCTGGCTCATCTCATATGATGCAGGTGACATtacatttttgtcataaatcTGAAAGGAAAAAAACAGCTAAGTAACACCATTTTCATAGGTACAAACATAGTTTGATAGCCGATTAGAAATATTTATggccagtgttttttttttttttcatttctaaaGCCATTGGAAGGCATGGCAAAAGATACATTTTGGaccctgtatgtgtgtgtatactgtATTCAATAGGGTACCTCAGAGATGacatgtttttgtaggcaaaaacccagaagcgagttagcgttttaggacttccggttccatcgcccTAAATTCTATGGGTTtattgaatgggtttttgctaaatcacctgaaataaggtctgtggttaacaaagcctctaaaaatgttcacgttttgatctatgacataaaacacaccagttataacccgcttatgatttttttaaacctcTATTGGGTCTTAAAaatggcggttgctaacaaattgctaaaagggactaacgtacttcctttggcggggactttagatgtcatcatcatgacaaacaggacatttggacagcatttctcataaaaaagtggataagtattcatacacagcgcagatcataatcagcgagcatgtttttaaataaagttgttttttaaatacagtttgaggaagcttggtggtggtgacgttgatccgtgaccatggtgtgctgtagtccgtttatagcctactgttagccttttatatctgacgactttatttaggcttcaaaatttataaatgttgtgttaacttgtaaagattatcttgatatctttgttaaacacagagcttattttttgcgattttccaaaagtctatgggaaaaatgcataggctttcgatcgagggaacacgtgcgccgctaacttccgggttggcctacaaaaacacgtcatctctgaggtactctatttaTATTATACTGAAGCCATACTGCTCTTACCTGTTTGAGCACATCCAGAATAAGTTCCTGGAACACTTCATTAATGCCCATGGAGAGGGTCTGGCGGTCCATGCCCTTACTGAAGTGACCCATACCCACCAACTCGATCAGCTCCCACACGATCAGACACTGGTGCTTGCTGCTCAGCTGGATCTTGTACTCTTCAAATTTTTCTTCGATCCAGCTGCCACCCATGGCTTCTGTTAGCTTACGAAGGAAGTACTCTATCTGAGGGAGAGAACAAACACATAATTATATCAATCATTTATGATACTTTATGTGGAAATGGGTAGGTATTATCATGGGCCTAAAACaaatgcacattttttatttttttgcatgtgcaGCAACATAAATATTCTGCTGCACTAATTATGGATGTGATTTTTTGGAGTTCTCTTTGGCACATTCAGTAATCGATATCTATCGATATCACTATAATACTAATACAATTCACTCTCTATTAAGATATCACAGATATCATAGTGACATAAAACAGCAAGATGGCAACTTCCTTGTTACAGTGTGATCACAACCGGAATGAGAGAATAGAATTTCTGTAAAACAGAACAGAAGTACCAGagaatttttttaacaataaaatatcATGCGTGATTAGAAATAGGAACTACACTATTAATCATGAAAAAGGCTGTTCTCTTTCTTACATGATTTCCAAAATCATATGGAAATATTGAGGAATTTTTATTTGCAGGCCTGGAAAGGTGTtaataaaacagtttttaaacGGAAATTTGTTGAATACAAATTATTGTTCTTAAGCTCcaaaatattttgtgtgaaattaaataattatttataaaaaactTTCTTAATCAAATTTTATCCTTCTCACCTCCTCTGAGACCATGACCAATGGATATTTATCCTCAGACAAGAAGTTGAAAATGCACCATATCTTAAATGCATCATCATCTGAGATAAGAAGGTGGTTTCTGTTTAGGTTTTTTCTGGCACACAGAGTCCAGCACATCCTGTTAAAATCTATTCGGTCAAAGTTGTCCTGGACCtgcaggaaaaaaagaaatgtccTCATGAGAACTTATGGAACTGAGAAATGCAAAAGTAATGGACATATGCCAAAAACAACAgagtgaaataaagtgttagacAGGTTCAACTCTAAGTAGATTTGATGTACAGATCAGAATGAACAAAATGTCCTGATTCTGGTTTACAAGTGCAAAGAAGTCCTGAAACCTATTCAAGGCACACACAACACTGCAAATAAGACATGTTTTTCCCTCAGTACTTAACTAGAGTTCCCATGGATACTTTTCGAGCATTCTGGGCACAGTTTTGCAACCAGTGCCCATCTGACTAGTGCTGAATATTCTGTTGGGAAAACTGCAAAACATTTTAGCAAAGCAAGCTTTGGGGCCGTTTACACgacaaaaactaaaaattttatgcgttttggccattcatttacacaacagcgttttgggggcctgaaaatgcaaacttttgaaaaacgAGTTtcaaactgtttgaaaatgataccattATAAAGTAGTGCAGGTATGATGTCAGAACCCGGAAATCTAATTTGCCACTGGTTCCCTCAAAATTTTCCTATAAAAGGTTTTATAATGGGGTTTTTCAATTTCTgagtaaaataaagcctgtggtaaacataacttgactATACTTTGATGTTATGTTTACTGCAGGCTTTACTTCACACATAAATTGAAAACCCCCATTATAAAACCCCATCGGAAAATCCAGAAGGAACCAGCTGCCAATCAGGCTTCCATGTTCTGACAtcatacctgcaccactctattgtCTACGTGTAAACTATAAAAACACGAATTTGaacttcaactcttctgggaaggctttccacaaggtttaggagtgtgtttatgggaatttttgaccatttttcttgaagcacatttgtgaggtcaggcattgatgttggcgagaaggcctggctcacagtctccactctaattcatcccaaagttGTTCTATGGGGTTGAGGTCAGGGCTCTGTGCAgtccagtcaagttcctccacaccaaactcgctcatccatggctttatggaccttgctttgtgcactggtgcgcagtcatgttggaacaggaaggggccatcccaaaactgttcccacaaagttgggagcatgaaattgtccaaaatgtcttggtatgctaaagcattaagagttcctttctcTGGAACTAAGGGCCAAACCCAACctctgaaaaacaaccccacaccataatcttctccaccaaactttacacttggcacaatgcagtcaggcaagtaccgttctcctggcaaccgccaaacccagactcgtccatccgattgccagacagagaagcgcccagtgctttacaccactgcatctgacGCTTGGTGaagtaaggcttggatgcagttACTCGgtcatggaaacccattccatgaagctctctatgcactgttcttgagctaatcttaAGGGCTCACGAAGTTTGGAgatctgtagctattgactctgcagaaagttgacgacttctgcgcactgtgcacctcggcatgcgctgaccccgctctgtgattttacgtggtcCACTactttgtggctgagttgctgttgttcccaattgcttccactttgttataataccactaacagttgaccgtggaatacattttagtagtgaggaaatttcacgaaaggacttattgcacaggtggcaacctatcacagtactacgcttgaattcactgagctcctgagagcaacccattctttcaaaaatgtttgtagaagcagtctgcatgcctaagtgcttgattttatacacctgtggccatgaaaGTGATTGGAATTcagtgatttggaggggtgtcccaatacttttggcaatatagtgtatataggCACATAgcttttctttacaaagtgacatcgccaactactggcctggcatgcatagtacagcatttttagtcattttcgcaGATCCATGTGAACGGTCTGTACGTGGAAAATGCGAAGGaaaaaagttttagtttttagttcATCGTTGTCAATCATTGACAATCCTACAAATTTAGTTATGCCTTTAAATGATAGGGCAAAATTGTAATTATAAAGTACTAAATTTTTGTTGAACACAATAAGTCTGATGAAAACTAATGAAAGCTAGTCTACTCTGGAACATAGTCATTATTCAATATGAACCTACAACACATTTATAAGGCCTCTCTCTATACATTATTGACAAAGAATAAGAAAAGataaaatactaataattaaaaagaaataacCAGGGGTGTGTTTCTCAAAAGCATCATTAGCCAACTTCAGTTGCAAATTCCATTGATCTCTATTGGTAACAATGGAACTTGCAACCATAGCTGACtatgggaaacgcaccccagctCAGCAGCACAATAACAGCTCAACAAACATCTGCAACATTTTAACAGCTGTTTTAAGCAAATGTTGCATGTTCGTTTATAAAAAGCATTGTGTAAATTGATTATCCTTTTAGCTCCAAACggggaaaaaacaaaatcacatttcaATCCTAATggattaaagaaaaaataaaaccaaaaaaataaacaccGAAAATATGCAAATTACACAAATTTAAACTACAATTGACAGAGAAATGCTGAACTtcctataatttttttttaattaagaccTAATTACGAACTCACACATTAAAACCAAACCACAGGAAGAAGCTAAACTGCTGACCTATTATAGCCCTACACTATTTATAGTCCTGGTGGAGTAATGTTTGCAACAAAAGAGACCAGACAACTCCCAACAGTGTGTCACTGTAATCCACCAACTCAAACGCTGTCTCAGTTGCAGTGGTGTAAGTCtgtttgttttgaaatggcagCTCCTCTTTACTAGTATATGTGCCAGATTTTATCCCTCGCTTACAGACGCACCTCCCATCGCGCCCCTGCTTTCTCCGGGAGCCTCACAATAGGGGCCTTGTGGAGACCTGAGTGGCCAGTGGAGCCTCTGTTCTTCTCCAGATGAAGCTGTTCATTTGTATTCAGTGGAGCTTGGGCTCCATCACATTCATAAATAGACTTTATCACGCCTGTGAATAACTGCTTTATGGTTTCTCTGACTGTGTGGGGTTGGGAGGGCGAGAAAGTCTTAAGTTTTATGGTATGAAGTGTTTGGGATGAGCAAGACTGCATGGATTCTGACAGCTAGTCAAAGCAATCAGTACCTGTAATAACGATACAACCTGAATATTGTGAGCTAGACGTTCACATAACAGTGTCAACTAACTTCAACAGCTAGTGTCAACAACTTTAAAAACTGGAATGGACAAAGTATTCATTTTACTTCAAAGTATTTTATTATGTGAGGTGAAAGACAGagtaatataaaatacattaaactaGCACATGTAGAAAATCAATTACCTGGGACCATTATCAATTATACACTTTAGtggtcattttttaaacatactTAACTGAAGAATGCTGCGATTAACCATTAAGAATTAAACTCTAGAATA
The nucleotide sequence above comes from Chanodichthys erythropterus isolate Z2021 chromosome 7, ASM2448905v1, whole genome shotgun sequence. Encoded proteins:
- the swap70b gene encoding switch-associated protein 70b isoform X1; amino-acid sequence: MGLRDELLKAIWHAFTALDVDKSGKVSKSQLKVLSHNLCTVMKIPHDPVALEEHFRDDDEGPVSNQGYMPYLNRFILDKVQDNFDRIDFNRMCWTLCARKNLNRNHLLISDDDAFKIWCIFNFLSEDKYPLVMVSEEIEYFLRKLTEAMGGSWIEEKFEEYKIQLSSKHQCLIVWELIELVGMGHFSKGMDRQTLSMGINEVFQELILDVLKQGYMMKKGHKRKNWTERWFLLKPSVISYYASEDLTEKKGDILLDGNCCVESLPDKEGKKCLFYVKCSDKSFEISASDKKKKQEWIQAIQTCITLLKVGRPAPHHEARQKRRELRQKQQAEQEELELRMRELQTANENKQRELEAMRKKLEEAAANAAEEEHRRLQTQNELQDLYRVEMEKEKMVRLQMEEQVAQKSSELEQYLQRVRELESMYHRLEEALEEERQARQDEETVRKLQARLLEEEVSKRAELEQIHLYQQQTISQTEAEKQELERERLVKESALNSAMQQLQQLEADRQGALEQYEEVMKKLADAANNTKSWKDKVTQHEGLIRLIQPGPKHPQKITNWGPAAFTETELSLREKDWQDKKNRPATPQ
- the swap70b gene encoding switch-associated protein 70b isoform X2; translation: MEELCKLFKVLSHNLCTVMKIPHDPVALEEHFRDDDEGPVSNQGYMPYLNRFILDKVQDNFDRIDFNRMCWTLCARKNLNRNHLLISDDDAFKIWCIFNFLSEDKYPLVMVSEEIEYFLRKLTEAMGGSWIEEKFEEYKIQLSSKHQCLIVWELIELVGMGHFSKGMDRQTLSMGINEVFQELILDVLKQGYMMKKGHKRKNWTERWFLLKPSVISYYASEDLTEKKGDILLDGNCCVESLPDKEGKKCLFYVKCSDKSFEISASDKKKKQEWIQAIQTCITLLKVGRPAPHHEARQKRRELRQKQQAEQEELELRMRELQTANENKQRELEAMRKKLEEAAANAAEEEHRRLQTQNELQDLYRVEMEKEKMVRLQMEEQVAQKSSELEQYLQRVRELESMYHRLEEALEEERQARQDEETVRKLQARLLEEEVSKRAELEQIHLYQQQTISQTEAEKQELERERLVKESALNSAMQQLQQLEADRQGALEQYEEVMKKLADAANNTKSWKDKVTQHEGLIRLIQPGPKHPQKITNWGPAAFTETELSLREKDWQDKKNRPATPQ